The Plantibacter sp. Leaf314 genome includes a window with the following:
- a CDS encoding exodeoxyribonuclease III has translation MSAPLRIASVNVNGVRAAFRKGMGDWLEHRGVDILALQEVRAATSDLEGLFGPEWNILHDAATAKGRAGVAIVSRRSAGIHRVTLGDDDFDSAGRWIEADFDVDGTLVTVVSTYVHSGEVDTPKQVEKFRFLEAMLERLPALREHNPLSLVVGDLNVGHTELDIKNWKGNVKRAGFLPAERSYFDRYLGPDGETVTGVDGVTGTGLGWVDVGRQAAGQVPGPYTWWSQRGQAFDTDTGWRIDYQLATPELAARASGYTIDRAAAYDQRWSDHAPVVVDYSL, from the coding sequence ATGTCTGCACCCCTCCGCATCGCCAGTGTCAACGTCAACGGAGTCCGCGCGGCCTTCCGGAAGGGCATGGGCGACTGGCTCGAGCACCGCGGGGTCGACATCCTCGCCCTGCAGGAGGTCCGCGCCGCGACGAGCGACCTCGAAGGCCTGTTCGGCCCCGAGTGGAACATCCTCCACGACGCCGCGACCGCCAAGGGACGCGCCGGCGTCGCCATCGTCAGCCGCCGTTCGGCCGGGATCCACCGCGTCACCCTCGGCGACGACGACTTCGACAGCGCCGGTCGCTGGATCGAGGCCGACTTCGACGTCGACGGCACCCTCGTCACCGTCGTGAGCACCTACGTGCACTCCGGCGAGGTCGACACCCCCAAGCAGGTCGAGAAGTTCCGCTTCCTCGAGGCGATGCTCGAGCGGCTGCCAGCGTTGCGCGAGCACAACCCGCTGTCGCTCGTCGTCGGCGACCTCAACGTCGGCCACACCGAACTCGACATCAAGAACTGGAAGGGCAACGTGAAGCGTGCCGGCTTCCTGCCCGCCGAACGCTCCTACTTCGACCGCTACCTCGGCCCGGACGGCGAGACGGTCACGGGTGTCGACGGCGTGACCGGGACCGGCCTCGGCTGGGTCGACGTCGGGCGCCAGGCCGCGGGCCAGGTCCCCGGGCCCTACACCTGGTGGTCGCAGCGCGGCCAGGCCTTCGACACCGACACCGGCTGGCGCATCGACTACCAGCTCGCCACCCCGGAGCTCGCCGCCCGGGCGTCCGGCTACACGATCGACCGTGCGGCGGCGTACGACCAGCGATGGTCCGACCACGCCCCCGTCGTCGTCGACTACTCCCTCTGA
- the trpS gene encoding tryptophan--tRNA ligase has protein sequence MTKPRLYSGMQPSADSLHLGNYIGALLQWKQMQQEHDAFFSIVDLHAITVPQDPAELREKTRRTAAQYIAAGIDPSVSTLYVQSHVPAHAQLAWVLNTITGMGEAARMTQFKDKSAKHGRDASSVGLFAYPILMAADILLYQTDIVPVGDDQRQHIELTRDLAERFNSRFGETFVVPKAQIQKESARIYDLQNPTSKMSKSAETPAGIVWLLDEPKVTQKKIMRAVTDTDGVIAFDAQEKPGVSNLLSIYSAITGSPIESVVGEFEGRGYGDLKKGLAEVVVGELEPVRARALELLDDPAELDRLLAVNAARASEVAEQTLAEVYDRVGLLRRA, from the coding sequence ATGACCAAGCCACGCCTCTACTCCGGTATGCAGCCCTCCGCCGACTCCCTCCACCTCGGCAACTACATCGGTGCCCTGCTGCAGTGGAAGCAGATGCAGCAGGAACACGACGCCTTCTTCAGCATCGTCGACCTCCACGCCATCACGGTGCCGCAGGACCCCGCCGAGCTGCGCGAGAAGACCCGCCGGACGGCCGCCCAGTACATCGCCGCGGGCATCGACCCCTCGGTCTCGACGCTGTACGTGCAGTCGCACGTGCCCGCGCACGCCCAGCTGGCCTGGGTGCTCAACACCATCACCGGCATGGGTGAAGCCGCGCGCATGACGCAGTTCAAGGACAAGTCGGCCAAGCACGGCCGCGACGCCTCCTCGGTCGGGCTCTTCGCGTACCCGATCCTCATGGCCGCCGACATCCTGCTCTACCAGACGGACATCGTGCCGGTCGGCGACGACCAGCGGCAGCACATCGAACTCACGCGCGACCTCGCCGAGCGCTTCAACAGTCGGTTCGGTGAGACCTTCGTCGTGCCGAAGGCGCAGATCCAGAAGGAGTCCGCGCGCATCTACGACCTCCAGAACCCGACGTCGAAGATGTCGAAGTCGGCGGAGACCCCGGCCGGGATCGTCTGGTTGCTCGACGAGCCGAAGGTCACGCAGAAGAAGATCATGCGCGCCGTGACCGACACCGACGGCGTCATCGCCTTCGACGCCCAGGAGAAGCCCGGGGTCTCGAACCTGCTGAGCATCTACTCCGCGATCACCGGCTCCCCCATCGAGTCCGTCGTCGGCGAGTTCGAGGGCCGCGGCTACGGCGATCTCAAGAAGGGCCTGGCCGAGGTGGTCGTCGGCGAACTGGAACCGGTGCGCGCGCGGGCACTGGAACTCCTCGACGACCCGGCCGAACTCGACCGCCTGCTCGCCGTCAACGCGGCTCGCGCCTCCGAGGTGGCCGAGCAGACCCTCGCCGAGGTCTACGACCGCGTCGGACTCCTCCGCCGCGCCTGA
- the glpK gene encoding glycerol kinase GlpK, which translates to MADYVIAIDQGTTSSRAIIFDKSGSIVSTGQLEHEQIFPKAGWVEHNPNQIWNNTREVIGQALSKANITRHAIAAIGITNQRETAVVWDKTTGQPVYNAIVWQDTRTQDIVNRLAKDGGVERFKKTVGLPLATYFSGTKIVWILENVEGAREKAEAGDLLFGTTDSWVIWNLTGGVNGGVHVTDVTNASRTLFMDLETLQWDDDILKAFGVPKSMLPEIKSSSEIYGHASDDSLLRETPIAGILGDQQAATFGQAAFQQGEAKNTYGTGNFIIFNTGEEIVHSENGLLTTLGYKLGDAKPHYALEGSIAVTGSLVQWLRDNLGMFSSAPEVEALAKTVEDNGGAYFVPAFSGLFAPYWRPDARGALVGLTRYVNKGHIARAALESTAFQTAEVIDAVNADSGVPLTELKVDGGMTANDTLMQFQADILGVPVIRPVVAETTALGAAYAAGLAVGFWSDLDDLAKNWQEDKRWEPNMDSEERDRLYRNWKKAVTKTFDWVDDDVQ; encoded by the coding sequence ATGGCGGACTACGTCATCGCAATCGACCAGGGGACGACGAGTTCCCGGGCCATCATCTTCGACAAGAGCGGATCGATCGTCTCGACGGGCCAGCTCGAGCACGAGCAGATCTTCCCGAAGGCCGGCTGGGTCGAGCACAACCCGAACCAGATCTGGAACAACACCCGCGAGGTCATCGGCCAGGCGCTCAGCAAGGCCAACATCACCCGGCACGCCATCGCGGCGATCGGCATCACGAACCAGCGCGAGACCGCGGTCGTGTGGGACAAGACCACCGGTCAGCCCGTCTACAACGCGATCGTCTGGCAGGACACCCGCACGCAGGACATCGTCAACCGCCTCGCGAAGGACGGCGGGGTCGAGCGGTTCAAGAAGACCGTCGGCCTGCCGCTGGCGACCTACTTCTCCGGCACGAAGATCGTCTGGATCCTCGAGAACGTCGAGGGTGCGCGCGAGAAGGCCGAGGCGGGCGACCTCCTCTTCGGCACGACCGACAGCTGGGTCATCTGGAACCTCACCGGCGGTGTGAACGGCGGCGTGCACGTCACCGACGTCACCAACGCCTCGCGCACGCTCTTCATGGACCTCGAGACCCTGCAGTGGGACGACGATATCCTCAAGGCGTTCGGCGTCCCGAAGTCGATGCTCCCGGAGATCAAGAGCTCCTCCGAGATCTACGGCCACGCATCCGACGACAGCCTCCTCCGCGAGACGCCGATCGCCGGCATCCTCGGCGACCAGCAGGCGGCGACCTTCGGTCAGGCCGCCTTCCAGCAGGGCGAGGCCAAGAACACCTACGGCACCGGTAACTTCATCATCTTCAACACCGGTGAGGAGATCGTCCACTCCGAGAACGGTCTGTTGACGACGCTCGGCTACAAGCTCGGCGACGCGAAGCCGCACTACGCGCTCGAGGGGTCGATCGCGGTGACCGGTTCGCTCGTGCAGTGGCTGCGCGACAACCTCGGCATGTTCTCTTCCGCTCCCGAGGTCGAGGCGCTCGCCAAGACCGTCGAGGACAACGGTGGCGCCTACTTCGTGCCGGCGTTCTCCGGGCTGTTCGCGCCGTACTGGCGCCCGGACGCCCGCGGTGCGCTCGTCGGGCTCACCCGCTACGTCAACAAGGGCCACATCGCTCGTGCCGCCCTCGAGTCGACCGCGTTCCAGACGGCCGAGGTCATCGACGCCGTCAACGCCGACTCGGGTGTCCCGCTGACGGAGCTCAAGGTCGACGGCGGCATGACCGCCAACGACACGCTCATGCAGTTCCAGGCCGACATCCTCGGCGTGCCGGTCATCCGTCCGGTGGTCGCCGAGACCACCGCCCTCGGTGCCGCATACGCCGCAGGCCTCGCCGTCGGCTTCTGGTCCGACCTCGACGACCTCGCGAAGAACTGGCAGGAGGACAAGCGCTGGGAGCCCAACATGGACTCCGAGGAGCGCGACCGCCTCTACCGCAACTGGAAGAAGGCCGTCACGAAGACCTTCGACTGGGTCGACGACGACGTGCAGTAG
- a CDS encoding MIP/aquaporin family protein, giving the protein MNLGTIFLSETVGTAMLVLLGTGVVATAILTKSKGLGGGWLLINFGWGLAVFAGVTVSYASGGHLNPAVTIGFLTTGSIDFVTALVYWAAQMVGAFIGAVLTYFAFKQHFDQEEDPGKKLGVFSTGPEIRSYGWNLVTEVIATFVLVFVVMSFGKTGPDAVVIEGVPGGLAALGALPVALLVVGIGASLGGPTGYAINPARDLGPRIAHALLPIKGKGKSDWSYAWVPVVGPLLGGVLAALASMVLLPAV; this is encoded by the coding sequence ATGAACCTCGGAACCATCTTCCTCTCCGAGACCGTGGGGACGGCGATGCTCGTCCTCCTCGGTACCGGTGTGGTCGCCACGGCGATCCTCACGAAATCCAAAGGTCTGGGTGGCGGCTGGCTGCTCATCAACTTCGGTTGGGGCCTCGCGGTGTTCGCCGGTGTCACGGTGTCCTACGCCTCGGGCGGACACCTGAACCCCGCCGTCACCATCGGCTTCCTCACCACCGGGTCGATCGACTTCGTCACGGCGCTCGTCTACTGGGCGGCGCAGATGGTCGGTGCCTTCATCGGTGCCGTGCTCACCTACTTCGCCTTCAAGCAGCACTTCGACCAGGAGGAGGACCCGGGCAAGAAGCTCGGTGTCTTCTCCACCGGCCCCGAGATCCGCAGCTACGGCTGGAACCTCGTCACCGAGGTCATCGCGACCTTCGTCCTCGTCTTCGTCGTGATGTCCTTCGGCAAGACCGGACCCGACGCCGTGGTCATCGAGGGCGTCCCTGGAGGACTCGCCGCCTTGGGCGCCCTGCCGGTGGCCCTGCTCGTCGTCGGTATCGGTGCCTCACTCGGTGGCCCGACCGGCTACGCGATCAACCCCGCCCGTGACCTCGGCCCGCGCATCGCCCACGCCCTCCTCCCCATCAAGGGCAAGGGCAAGAGCGACTGGTCGTACGCCTGGGTGCCGGTCGTCGGCCCCCTCCTCGGTGGTGTCCTCGCCGCGCTCGCCTCGATGGTGCTCCTCCCGGCCGTCTGA
- a CDS encoding glycerol-3-phosphate dehydrogenase/oxidase produces the protein MSLKSSAPRPTVQSVIDRPQASVLIVGGGINGIATFRDLALQGVDVTLVERNDWASGASAASSHMIHGGIRYLENGEFRLVQESVQERNGLIKIAPHYVKPLETTVPIFSTFSGILSAPLRFLTHKQGKPQERGALLIKVGLTAYDSFSRDGGSVPRHRFHGRKKSLADLPKMNPGLKYTATYYDASMHDPERLALDVLMDGLAAGPHARAVNYVEAVGMGADGVELRDTVTGQTFTVASDVVVNTSGPWTDLTNAGLGEPTTYMGGTKGSHIVLDNPELYAATKGREIFFEHEDGRIVLIYPLKGKVMVGTTDIEADPSTPSVCTEEEVDYFFDLVKHVFPTIATSREQIVYRFSGIRPLPKHDDEAPGFVSRDYRIERRTAAARPSTTVFSLVGGKWTTFRALAEHLAGDVLQVIGAPRPVETLGLAIGGGAGFPRTDSATRTWVAAHEDGVGVQRAEHLLHRYGTKAAALLEHLAEHGDDRLQGAADYSVQELEYLVEQEQVVHLSDVLHRRTSLAFTGSLTAALVDELARVVGGVLGWDDAERTAEIEAALDRLRDAHQVDLRLGTSQEAPAFS, from the coding sequence ATGTCCCTCAAGTCGTCAGCTCCCCGTCCGACCGTCCAGTCCGTCATCGACCGCCCGCAGGCGTCGGTCCTCATCGTCGGCGGCGGCATCAACGGCATCGCGACCTTCCGCGACCTCGCCCTCCAGGGCGTCGACGTCACGCTCGTGGAGCGCAACGACTGGGCCTCCGGTGCCTCGGCCGCGTCGAGCCACATGATCCACGGCGGCATCCGCTACCTGGAGAACGGCGAGTTCCGTCTCGTCCAGGAGTCGGTGCAGGAGCGCAACGGGCTGATCAAGATCGCCCCGCACTACGTGAAGCCGCTCGAGACCACGGTCCCGATCTTCTCGACCTTCTCCGGCATCCTCTCCGCGCCGCTGCGCTTCCTCACGCACAAGCAGGGCAAGCCCCAGGAGCGTGGTGCGCTGCTCATCAAGGTGGGCCTCACCGCCTACGACTCCTTCTCTCGCGACGGCGGCAGCGTCCCGCGCCACCGCTTCCACGGCCGGAAGAAGTCGCTCGCCGACCTGCCGAAGATGAACCCGGGTCTCAAGTACACGGCGACCTACTACGACGCCTCCATGCACGACCCGGAGCGCCTCGCGCTCGACGTGCTCATGGACGGTCTCGCCGCCGGACCGCACGCCCGCGCCGTCAACTACGTCGAAGCGGTCGGCATGGGAGCGGATGGCGTCGAGCTGCGCGACACCGTCACCGGCCAGACCTTCACCGTCGCGAGCGACGTCGTCGTCAACACCTCCGGTCCCTGGACCGACCTGACGAACGCCGGCCTCGGCGAGCCGACCACGTACATGGGCGGCACCAAGGGCTCGCACATCGTGCTCGACAACCCGGAGCTCTACGCCGCCACCAAGGGCCGCGAGATCTTCTTCGAGCACGAGGACGGCCGGATCGTCCTCATCTACCCGCTCAAGGGCAAGGTCATGGTCGGAACGACCGACATCGAGGCCGACCCGAGCACGCCGAGCGTCTGCACGGAGGAGGAGGTCGACTACTTCTTCGACCTCGTCAAGCACGTCTTCCCGACCATCGCGACCTCGCGCGAGCAGATCGTCTACCGGTTCTCCGGCATCCGCCCGCTGCCGAAGCACGACGACGAGGCCCCCGGTTTCGTGTCGCGCGACTACCGGATCGAGCGACGCACGGCCGCTGCACGTCCGTCCACGACCGTCTTCAGCCTCGTCGGCGGCAAGTGGACCACCTTCCGGGCGCTCGCCGAGCACCTCGCGGGCGACGTGCTGCAGGTCATCGGCGCCCCGCGTCCGGTCGAGACCCTCGGGCTCGCGATCGGTGGCGGCGCCGGGTTCCCCCGCACCGACTCCGCGACGCGCACCTGGGTGGCGGCACACGAGGACGGTGTCGGCGTGCAGCGCGCCGAGCATCTCCTGCACCGTTACGGCACGAAGGCCGCAGCGCTCCTGGAGCACCTGGCCGAGCACGGAGACGACCGACTGCAGGGCGCGGCCGACTACAGCGTGCAGGAGCTCGAGTACCTCGTCGAGCAGGAGCAGGTCGTGCACCTGTCGGACGTGCTGCACCGCCGGACGAGCCTCGCGTTCACCGGCTCGCTGACGGCCGCGCTCGTCGACGAACTGGCCCGCGTCGTGGGCGGCGTCCTCGGTTGGGACGACGCCGAGCGCACGGCCGAGATCGAGGCGGCGCTCGACCGGCTGCGCGACGCGCACCAGGTCGACCTGCGCCTCGGCACGAGCCAGGAGGCCCCGGCGTTCTCATAA
- a CDS encoding sugar-binding transcriptional regulator, with the protein MSLADALSQPDRTAEALRAAQLYYVQDLTMEAIAQELHTSRSSVSRLLGYARESGLVDIQVRSPHDMPSRLEAEFRDRFGVTAHIVPVPDHTSDIDRLERVALSAARFLGSVFDSNMTLGLAWGSTVSAVARHLTPKRTHNSQIVQLNGAANTRTSGILYASEILHRYADAYGAYAQQFAVPAFFDDPATKLALWRERSIRRVLEIQRRMDVALFGLGSQLSGVPSHVYVGGYLDDSDFEALASAGAVGDVATVFFRADGSWRDIPFNNRASGPDLDVLRGVSRRICVVAGAAKVPPLLGALAGGLISDLVVDEGTARAAIDQHDAQR; encoded by the coding sequence ATGTCGCTCGCAGACGCGCTCAGCCAGCCGGACCGGACGGCTGAGGCGCTCCGCGCGGCACAGCTGTACTACGTGCAGGACCTGACCATGGAGGCCATCGCCCAGGAGCTCCACACCTCGCGGTCGTCGGTGTCGCGCCTGCTCGGATACGCGCGGGAGAGCGGGCTCGTCGACATCCAGGTCCGGTCGCCGCACGACATGCCCTCGCGGCTCGAGGCGGAGTTCCGCGACCGGTTCGGGGTGACCGCCCACATCGTCCCCGTCCCCGACCACACGAGCGACATCGACCGCCTGGAACGCGTCGCCCTCTCGGCTGCACGTTTTCTCGGCTCCGTGTTCGACTCGAACATGACGCTCGGTCTGGCATGGGGGTCGACCGTGAGCGCCGTCGCGCGCCACCTCACACCGAAGCGGACCCACAACTCGCAGATCGTCCAGCTGAACGGCGCGGCCAACACCCGGACCTCCGGCATCCTCTACGCGAGCGAGATCCTCCACCGCTACGCGGACGCGTACGGCGCCTATGCGCAGCAGTTCGCCGTGCCCGCGTTCTTCGACGACCCGGCGACGAAGCTCGCGCTCTGGCGGGAGCGCAGCATCCGCCGGGTGCTCGAGATCCAGCGGCGGATGGACGTCGCGCTCTTCGGGCTCGGATCGCAGCTCTCGGGGGTGCCGAGCCACGTGTACGTCGGCGGCTACCTCGACGACAGCGACTTCGAGGCGCTCGCGAGCGCCGGCGCGGTCGGTGACGTCGCCACGGTGTTCTTCCGCGCCGACGGCTCGTGGCGGGACATCCCCTTCAACAACCGCGCGTCCGGACCGGACCTCGACGTGTTGCGCGGCGTCTCCCGCCGGATCTGCGTGGTCGCCGGAGCGGCCAAGGTCCCGCCGCTCCTCGGCGCACTGGCCGGCGGGCTCATCTCCGACCTCGTGGTCGACGAGGGCACCGCGCGTGCGGCCATCGACCAGCACGACGCCCAGCGCTGA
- the ribD gene encoding bifunctional diaminohydroxyphosphoribosylaminopyrimidine deaminase/5-amino-6-(5-phosphoribosylamino)uracil reductase RibD: MDAGPATPTATSREQQAMLRALELAANGPARGVNPRVGCVILDADGTVLAEGWHRGAGTAHAEVDALSRLAPGAARGTTAVITLEPCNHTGRTGPCAVALIEAGVDRVVFAVDDPGHHSGGGAERLRAAGVAVVSGVLADEAEAFLDDWLTVARLGRPLVTVKWASTLDGRIAANDGTSRWITGEAARIDVHRRRAAHDAILVGTGTVLADDPSLTARHADGTLLPEQPVPVVMGDRAIPAGAAVHRHPRAAILHHGHDPAALLTELRSTGVRSVFVEGGPTVATAFLRAGLVDTVLTYLAPVLLGGPRLAIGDLGVETIRDAIRLEPVGVEHLGDDLLIITTPTLHSVESVPAGHTVSHPENGPSHVHGHR; this comes from the coding sequence ATGGACGCAGGACCCGCGACACCCACGGCGACGAGCCGCGAACAGCAGGCGATGCTGCGCGCGCTCGAACTCGCCGCGAACGGGCCGGCCCGCGGCGTGAACCCACGCGTCGGATGCGTCATCCTCGACGCCGACGGAACCGTCCTCGCCGAGGGCTGGCACCGCGGTGCCGGCACCGCTCACGCGGAGGTCGACGCACTCTCCCGGCTCGCGCCGGGGGCGGCTCGCGGCACCACCGCCGTCATCACGCTGGAACCCTGCAACCACACCGGACGGACCGGCCCCTGCGCCGTCGCGCTGATCGAGGCCGGCGTCGACCGCGTCGTGTTCGCCGTCGACGACCCCGGCCATCATTCCGGCGGGGGCGCCGAACGGCTGAGGGCCGCGGGCGTGGCGGTCGTCTCCGGTGTACTCGCCGACGAGGCCGAGGCCTTCCTCGACGACTGGCTCACCGTGGCCCGTCTCGGACGCCCGCTGGTCACCGTGAAGTGGGCCTCGACCCTCGACGGCCGGATCGCGGCGAACGACGGCACCAGCCGGTGGATCACCGGCGAGGCCGCACGGATCGACGTGCACCGACGCCGTGCGGCGCACGACGCGATCCTCGTCGGCACCGGCACCGTCCTCGCGGACGACCCGAGCCTCACCGCACGGCACGCGGACGGGACCCTCCTCCCGGAACAACCGGTCCCCGTCGTCATGGGCGACCGCGCCATCCCCGCCGGCGCAGCGGTGCACCGCCACCCCCGAGCGGCGATCCTGCACCACGGACACGACCCGGCGGCGCTCCTCACCGAGCTCCGCAGCACGGGAGTCCGCAGCGTGTTCGTCGAGGGCGGTCCGACCGTCGCCACCGCCTTCCTCCGGGCAGGGCTCGTCGACACCGTCCTGACCTACCTCGCGCCGGTCCTCCTCGGCGGCCCTCGACTCGCGATCGGCGACCTCGGCGTGGAGACCATCCGAGACGCGATCCGCCTCGAACCCGTCGGTGTCGAACACCTCGGTGACGACCTCCTCATCATCACGACCCCCACCCTCCACTCGGTCGAGTCGGTTCCAGCCGGCCACACCGTGTCGCACCCAGAGAACGGACCAAGCCATGTTCACGGGCATCGTTGA
- a CDS encoding riboflavin synthase, translated as MFTGIVEARGTIVAIDHGEASARFTVQGPVVLEGTRHGDSIAVSGVCLTVVEQTADTFTADVMAQTLAMSMLDGATVGSAVNLERAARVGDRLGGHIVQGHVDGTGTIVSTVPGDAWRIVRISLPDDLAPLVVDKGSITVDGVSLTVSAVSGPDAAEQWFEVSLIPETLTATTLGDRIPGDHVNLETDILARHVERMLAYRHRAGIDLPSSADAEPRTADPLATTATERGNA; from the coding sequence ATGTTCACGGGCATCGTTGAAGCACGCGGCACCATCGTCGCCATCGACCACGGCGAGGCGTCCGCCCGGTTCACCGTCCAGGGTCCGGTCGTCCTCGAGGGCACCCGCCACGGCGACTCGATCGCGGTGAGCGGGGTGTGTCTCACCGTCGTCGAGCAGACCGCCGACACCTTCACCGCCGACGTCATGGCGCAGACCCTCGCCATGAGCATGCTCGACGGCGCCACCGTCGGCAGCGCCGTCAACCTCGAGCGCGCCGCACGCGTCGGCGACCGCCTGGGCGGCCACATCGTGCAGGGCCACGTCGACGGCACCGGCACCATCGTCAGCACCGTCCCGGGAGACGCGTGGCGGATCGTCCGGATCTCCCTGCCGGACGACCTCGCTCCGCTCGTGGTCGACAAGGGGTCCATCACCGTCGACGGCGTCTCCCTCACCGTCAGCGCGGTCAGCGGACCCGACGCCGCCGAGCAGTGGTTCGAGGTCTCGCTCATCCCCGAGACGCTCACGGCGACGACCCTCGGTGACCGCATCCCCGGCGACCACGTGAACCTCGAGACCGACATCCTGGCGCGCCACGTCGAGCGGATGCTCGCCTACCGTCACCGTGCCGGAATCGACCTCCCCAGCAGTGCCGACGCGGAGCCGCGCACCGCGGACCCGCTCGCCACGACCGCCACCGAAAGGGGCAACGCATGA
- a CDS encoding bifunctional 3,4-dihydroxy-2-butanone-4-phosphate synthase/GTP cyclohydrolase II, giving the protein MSIASIPEALEALRQGRPVIVADDEGRENEGDVILAAESATQEWIAWTVKHSSGFICAPMTNEIADRLALPPMVAVNEDARGTAYTVTVDAADRLSTGISAADRAHTLRVLADPASVPANLSRPGHIVPLRAVDGGVRERDGHTEAAVDLLKLAGLVPVGAISEIVADDGEMMRLPGLIALGEQEGVLVTTIAALVAFLEGNPDAAAVCAEERANQATIPESSNVSFEVETTVPTTHGSFRLRAYRDRRTGADHLAIIAGDPQATGALVRVHSECLTGEAFGSLKCECGPQLDSALDTIQRHGGVVVYLRGHEGRGIGLINKLRAYRLQEDGLDTLDANLALGLPADARDYTAASAILTDLGITSVRLLSNNPEKERQLTNHGIAVSERVPLVVGVGLYNEGYLETKRDRMGHSIGFDLEPEPHQ; this is encoded by the coding sequence ATGAGCATCGCCAGCATCCCTGAGGCCCTCGAGGCGCTCCGTCAGGGTCGACCCGTCATCGTGGCCGACGACGAGGGGCGCGAGAACGAGGGCGACGTCATCCTGGCCGCCGAATCCGCGACGCAGGAGTGGATCGCCTGGACGGTCAAGCACTCCTCCGGCTTCATCTGCGCCCCGATGACGAACGAGATCGCGGACCGACTCGCCCTTCCGCCCATGGTGGCCGTGAACGAGGACGCCAGAGGCACCGCCTACACGGTCACGGTCGACGCCGCCGACCGCCTCAGCACCGGCATCAGCGCCGCCGACCGCGCCCACACCCTCCGGGTGCTCGCGGACCCGGCCTCCGTGCCGGCGAACCTCTCGCGGCCCGGACACATCGTCCCGCTCCGTGCCGTCGACGGCGGCGTGCGCGAGCGCGACGGACACACCGAAGCCGCCGTCGACCTGCTGAAGCTCGCCGGTCTCGTCCCCGTCGGTGCGATCTCCGAGATCGTCGCGGACGACGGCGAGATGATGCGGTTGCCCGGCCTCATCGCGCTCGGTGAGCAGGAGGGCGTGCTGGTCACCACGATCGCGGCGCTCGTCGCCTTCCTCGAGGGCAACCCCGACGCGGCCGCCGTGTGCGCCGAGGAACGCGCGAACCAGGCGACCATCCCCGAGTCCTCGAACGTGTCGTTCGAAGTGGAGACGACCGTCCCGACGACGCACGGCTCCTTCCGGCTCCGCGCCTACCGCGACCGCCGCACCGGTGCCGACCACCTCGCCATCATCGCCGGCGACCCGCAGGCCACCGGCGCGCTCGTCCGCGTCCACTCGGAGTGCCTCACGGGTGAGGCGTTCGGCTCGCTCAAGTGCGAGTGCGGACCCCAGCTCGACAGCGCCCTCGACACCATCCAGCGTCACGGCGGTGTCGTGGTCTACCTGCGCGGACACGAGGGTCGCGGGATCGGACTCATCAACAAGCTGCGCGCCTACCGACTCCAGGAGGACGGCCTCGACACGCTCGACGCCAACCTGGCACTCGGGCTGCCTGCCGACGCCCGCGACTACACCGCGGCGAGCGCCATCCTGACGGACCTCGGGATCACCTCCGTCCGCCTGCTCTCGAACAACCCCGAGAAGGAGCGGCAGCTCACCAACCACGGCATCGCCGTGAGCGAGCGCGTCCCGCTCGTGGTCGGCGTCGGTCTGTACAACGAGGGCTACCTCGAGACGAAGCGCGACCGCATGGGACACAGCATCGGGTTCGACCTCGAACCGGAACCGCACCAGTAG
- the ribH gene encoding 6,7-dimethyl-8-ribityllumazine synthase, with translation MSGEGSPTISVDGTGLDIVIVAGTWHETITDGLIAGAVKALDASGAGHRLVRVPGSFELPVVAKAALEGGADAVVALGVIIRGGTPHFEYVSDAATSGLTQVSVQTGKPIGFGLLTLDDEKQGLDRAGLPGSKEDKGAEAADAAVATAVILRELRG, from the coding sequence ATGAGCGGCGAAGGATCACCCACCATCAGCGTCGACGGCACCGGCCTCGACATCGTCATCGTGGCCGGCACCTGGCACGAGACCATCACGGACGGGCTCATCGCCGGCGCCGTGAAAGCGCTCGACGCCAGCGGCGCCGGCCACCGACTCGTCCGCGTCCCCGGCAGCTTCGAACTCCCGGTGGTCGCCAAGGCGGCCCTCGAGGGTGGTGCCGACGCGGTCGTCGCGCTCGGCGTCATCATCCGTGGCGGCACCCCGCACTTCGAGTACGTCTCCGACGCCGCCACGAGCGGTCTCACCCAGGTCAGTGTCCAGACCGGCAAGCCCATCGGTTTCGGACTCCTCACCCTCGACGACGAGAAGCAGGGGCTCGACCGCGCCGGCCTCCCCGGTTCGAAGGAGGACAAGGGCGCTGAGGCCGCGGACGCCGCCGTGGCGACCGCCGTCATCCTCCGCGAGCTCCGCGGCTGA